GGGCTGATCGACGCGCCCGCCTCACCATGTTAGCGCTCGTCACATGAGCTGGAAACGCGACAAGCCCGAGGCCCCGCCGCGCGGCTACCACCACGGCAATCTCAAGGAAGAGCTGGTGCGGGCCGCTCTGGGTCTGATCCGCGAGAAGGGGCCCAACGGCTTCACCTTCGCGGAAGCCGCCCGCCTCGCTGGCGTGAGCCCGGCCGCGCCCTACCGGCATTTCCGCGACCGCGACGAGCTTCTGGCCGATGTCGCGACGCGCGGATTCGTCGCCTTCGAGGCGGCGCTCGCGCGGGCCTGGGATCAGGGCCGGCCCGATCCGCAGGCCGCCTTTCACCGGCTGGGACTGGCCTATCTCACCTTCGCCCATGACGAGCCGGCCTATTACTCGGCGATGTTCGAGGCGGGCGTCTCGCTCGACGCCAGCCCCGAACTGCGCATGGCGGCCGACCGCGCCTTCCAGAACCTGCGCGCGGCGTCCGAGGCGCTGATCGCGCTGCTTCCCGCAGGCCAGCGCCCGCCGGCGCTGATGATGGCGCTGCATGTCTGGTCGATGTCGCATGGCGTCGCCGCGTTGTTCGGCCGGGCCGATGGCGGGCGGCGGCCGCTGCCGATGTCGGCGGCCGAGCTGCTGGAAGCCGGCATGCTGATCTATCTGCAGGGGTTGGGGATCAACCCCACCAAGACCTAGTGCGGGAGACGCCGTCGCGGCGGCAGCGGCGCTGCCGTCTCAGTGGCAGATGATCCGGAGTTTGCCGTGTCGGGTCCGCTCGCTCTCGCAGAGCCCTTGATCGGCGGGCTTTGACGGGTGGGCCAGGCAGCCGGGCAGGATCAATAGCGCAAGGAGGACGGTGAGTATGGGCGCCATGGCTCACCATACATCGCCGCCACCGTCCCGCCATGGCGGGGCGAGGATCCGCCTCACGGCGAGCACGAAGGTCAGCCGGACGCCGATCTTGACAAGCCGAGGGCCGTCCCCCATTTATGTAAATGTGATTTACATTCACGCTCTGTCATGGTGAGGAACCAATGCCGATCGTCGAGAAGCTCGATGACTATGGGAAGGGAGCCTGGATCGCCTTCGCGGTTCTCGGCTTCATCGTGTTCTGGCCCCTGGGTCTGGCGACCCTGGCCTTTCTG
This portion of the Bosea sp. OAE506 genome encodes:
- a CDS encoding TetR/AcrR family transcriptional regulator; this encodes MSWKRDKPEAPPRGYHHGNLKEELVRAALGLIREKGPNGFTFAEAARLAGVSPAAPYRHFRDRDELLADVATRGFVAFEAALARAWDQGRPDPQAAFHRLGLAYLTFAHDEPAYYSAMFEAGVSLDASPELRMAADRAFQNLRAASEALIALLPAGQRPPALMMALHVWSMSHGVAALFGRADGGRRPLPMSAAELLEAGMLIYLQGLGINPTKT